The following are from one region of the Corylus avellana chromosome ca1, CavTom2PMs-1.0 genome:
- the LOC132180574 gene encoding serine/threonine-protein kinase MHK codes for MERYKILEELGDGTCGCVYKAWDKLTSEIVAVKKLKRKFYFWQEHTKLRELKALRKLNHPNIIKLKEVIRENNELFFIFEYMDYNLYQIMRDRQRPFSGEEIQNFMSQMLHGLTHMHRNGYFHRDLKPENLLVTNDFLKIGDFGLAREVSSLGPYTEYVSTRWYRAPEVLLQSSSYTPAVDMWAAGVILAELFTLSPIFPGKSEIDQLCKICKILGVPDLNIFPEGTNTSRLLSIFSYEEISPANLADIIPNASSEAIDLILRLCSWDPSRRPAADESLKHPFFHVGWVPYPLRDPLELKLSNKGEKPKLELNLRDFGPEPEDCFLGLTLAVNPSVSNLEMVRNVSQGMGEFIMQDILFCSGLNDHSERSVFWPLITPDRTRIQPPVESSLSLSFSSIQHPSLGVP; via the exons ATGGAAAG ATATAAGATTTTGGAGGAGCTTGGAGATGGTACTTGTGGTTGTGTATATAAGGCCTGGGATAAGCTAACAAGCGAGATT GTTGCTGTCAAGAAATTGAAgagaaagttttatttttggCAAGAACACACAAAGTTACGAGAACTTAAG gCACTTCGAAAACTGAATCATCCCAATATCATAAAGTTGAAGGAGGTTATCAGGGAAAACAATGAATTGTTCTTCATTTTTGAATATATG GATTATAATCTGTATCAAATAATGAGAGACCGACAAAGGCCCTTTTCAGGAGAAGAGATCCAAAACTTTATGTCTCAAATGTTGCATGGACTTACTCACATGCACAGAAATGGATATTTTCATCGGGATCTAAAACCTG AAAATTTGCTGGTGACAAACGACTTTCTTAAAATTGGCGACTTTGGACTGGCTAGGGAAGTGTCATCATTGGGTCCTTATACTGAATATGTTTCCACACGGTG GTACCGGGCACCAGAAGTTCTGTTGCAGTCTTCATCCTACACTCCTGCAGTTG ACATGTGGGCAGCTGGGGTTATACTAGCTGAGCTTTTCACTTTATCCCCTATTTTCCCTGGTAAAAG TGAAATAGATCAATTGTGCAAGATTTGCAAAATACTTGGTGTGCCAGACTTGAATATTTTCCCTGAAGGGACGAACACCTCTCGATTACTCAGCATTTTTAGTTATGAAGAG ATTTCGCCTGCAAACCTTGCTGATATCATCCCAAATGCTAGCTCAGAAGCTATCGACTTGATTTTG CGACTATGTTCATGGGACCCTTCAAGGAGGCCAGCTGCAGATGAATCATTAAAACATCCTTTTTTTCAT GTGGGTTGGGTTCCTTATCCACTTCGCGATCCACTTGAGCTGAAATTGAGCAACAAGG GAGAAAAGCCAAAACTAGAGTTAAATTTACGGGACTTTGGCCCTGAACCTGAGGACTGTTTTCTTGGCTTGACATTGGCTGTGAATCCCAGTGTTTCAAACTTAG AAATGGTACGTAATGTTTCTCAGGGTATGGGAGAG TTTATTATGCAGGACATACTGTTTTGTTCTGGTTTGAATGATCATTCAGAACGCTCAG TTTTTTGGCCACTAATTACGCCTGATCGAACTAGAATTCAACCCCCAGTTGAGTCTTCCTTGTCATTATCATTCAG TTCAATTCAACATCCATCACTGGGAGTCCCATAA